GTTAATAGTCAACTTCCTTAGGTAAAACTTATCGGCTCAGGGACATAGTTCACACACAAACACCCCAGAAGACAAACTTAGTATAGCGAAAAAAATATCATCGAATAAGCTTTATTTTGTAATTTTTCGTTGAGTGATGAGTATTTATTCGTTCTGTTTTATTTTTAGGCTTTAACTAACCGAAGGGAATAATAAAATACAGAAAGGAGGTATAAAGAGTAAGCGACTAATGATTAAGCGATTTTTTTCTTTGTATGAGAAAGGGCTTGTTCTATAGTTGATTGCAATAACATAATCTTTTGTTGATTATCTTCTTGCTCAATTTTTAATTGTTGTTGAGCTTTTAGTAAATCATTAGCCAAATTTAAGGCTGTCATCACTAAGGTTTGCTCTGGAGTACTGATTACTTTGCTAGCGCCGGCTTTTATTAAACGATCGCTTAATACTTGTGCCGCAGATAATAAGGCAGTTTCTTGCCCTATTGGGCAAGCTATTTTTAGCTTGCGATCAACAATGTTGATTTCCACAGTTCGTTGCGACATTTACAAAAAATTCCAAGTATTATTAATAATATAGGTAAGATCAAAGCTATTTTAGCTTATTATTTTTAATGATAGCGATGCTGAGCTCCCTATGCAAGTAAATAGCGCGCTTTATGGTCATTTTCTGTTATTTTCCTTTTCTGTCATTTTCGGCAGTGATACCATTACTTCCCATAACTCCCTGCAAGTATAGAAAGTAAATCATGACTGAAATAACCTCAAATAACGATACCGACAAAAACTTAATCGACTTTGCTACGATGCAAGCCATTTTGACCAGCGAAGATGTGAAGTCCCATGCCAGTGAACTTCATGGTGTATTAACAGGGTTAGTTTGTGCTGGTTTTGAATTTGAAGATCAAGGTTATGTAGCCATGCTGCATGATTTATTCAATGAGGGTGATGGCTTTCCAACGGCAGTAAAAAAAGCACTCAAGCAAATGTATAGTGAATTGTGGAGCAGCATCTTAGATGACAGTTATAGTTTTAACCTTTTACTTCCCGATGATGATGACTCTATAGCTGAACGTGGTCATGCCTTAAGTGTATGGGTACAAGGTTTTAACTTAGGCTTTGGTTTACAGCAAAAAGATAGCCCAGTTGTTTCTGACGAAGTTAAAGAAGTACTGACTGATTTTGGCGAAATTGCTAACTTATCTGATGACATGGAAGAAGATGAAGATACTGAGCAAGCGTATTTTGAAATTGGGGAATATGTTCGAATCTCTGCTTTATTATGTTTTAGTGAACTAGCAACACCGCCAAATAATGAAAGCAATAACGAAGATAAAAAGATAATTCACTAATCTTATAGTTTGCAAGGTACTTTCAAATAACTGTTAACGAAATACAGTCAATAATTTACTGTTAGCAAAATAAGCACAACATTGAATAGGCGCGAATATTACATGACTACTAACCCTTTAAATGAAGCATCTTTAAGTAAAGTAACGTTAAGTAAATCACCAATGAGCCAATTACCATTGAGTGACTATGAAAAACATCGCGCTGCATTCATGGCTAACATGCCAAATAATAGTATTGCACTGTTTGCTGCTGCAAGTGAACTTACCCGCAGTAACGATACCGAATTTCCGTTTTGTCAGAACAAAAACTTCTTCTACTTAACAGGGTTTAATGAACCTGATGCTTTGTTAGTTTTACTTAAAAATGAACAAGGCCAAAATAAGTCTGTCTTATTCTCATTACCTAAAGATGCTTTACATGAAATTTGGCAGGGCAGACGCATTGGTCAAATCAAAGCTGTGCAAGAATATGGTGTTGATGAAAGTTTTGAAGTAGCAGATGTTGAGACCCTACTGTCTGATTATCTTGACGGTAAAAGCCAAGTGCTATTTGGTTTTAGTGATCATGATTTTGCTGCCCAAGTTTTTACTTGGTTAAAGCAAGTGAAAAGTAACATACGTCAGGGAGCTAAAACACCACAACACCTTGCGGATGCTGACCCTATAGTTGCAGAGTTACGTTTAATTAAAACCGAAAATGAATTGGCCTTGATGCGCCAAGCGAATCATATATCTGGCTTAGCACACCAACGCGCTATGCAAAAATGCCAAGTGGGCAAATTTGAATACCAAATGGAAGCCGAAATTCTTCATGAATTTGCTCGCCATGGTGCAAGGCATCCAGCTTACGCCAGTATTGTTGCGGGCGGTGATAACGCCAATATTCTTCATTACACCGATAATAGCGATGTATTGAAAAATAATGAGTTACTACTAATTGATGCCGGCGCTGAGTTATCGGGTTATGCCGCAGATATTACCCGTACCTTCCCAGTTAATGGACAATTCACCACAGAGCAAAAGGCCATTTATCAATTAGTGCTAGATGCTAAAAACCTTGCTATTAACGCCATTAAGCCCGGTATGTCTTTTGCCAAATTAAATATCTTAACCAATGCGTTTTTAACGCAAGGTTTAGTGGATTTGGGCATAATTGAAGGCGATTTAACCGAACTAATTAGCGATAAAAAAGTAAAAGAGTACTTTATTCATGGCTTGGGTCACTGGTTAGGGTTAGATGTTCATGATGTTGGTGATTATCATATTAATACTGATAGAGAACAGCTCCGCGCCTTTGAAGTTGGCATGGTTATGACTATCGAACCCGGTATATATATCCCACTAAGTGATCATAGCGTTGACGAAAAGTGGCGTGGTATTGGTGTACGTATTGAAGACAATATTGCCGTAACTGCAACGGGATTTGAAAACCTTACCGCTAATTCACCACAAACGATTGAAGATATCGAAGCCTTGATGAAAGCATAAACAGCTTTATGTTCTGCTTTATTCGCTCAGTTAATTGTTTAGTGATTAGAGCCTAGTATTGTATTCATTAACGTAGCTATATCAATAAAGTGCGAGCAGAAGTTAAGTAAACTAATGATATGTTAACGATAAAATAGTACAACCAACATTAATGCCAATACTACTATCAATAATAAGATGAACGCTATGGAAAACAGTAACCAACATTTTGATGTCATTATCTCAGGCGGCGGCTTATCTGGTAG
The DNA window shown above is from Colwellia psychrerythraea 34H and carries:
- a CDS encoding cell division protein ZapA, with translation MSQRTVEINIVDRKLKIACPIGQETALLSAAQVLSDRLIKAGASKVISTPEQTLVMTALNLANDLLKAQQQLKIEQEDNQQKIMLLQSTIEQALSHTKKKIA
- a CDS encoding UPF0149 family protein, whose amino-acid sequence is MTEITSNNDTDKNLIDFATMQAILTSEDVKSHASELHGVLTGLVCAGFEFEDQGYVAMLHDLFNEGDGFPTAVKKALKQMYSELWSSILDDSYSFNLLLPDDDDSIAERGHALSVWVQGFNLGFGLQQKDSPVVSDEVKEVLTDFGEIANLSDDMEEDEDTEQAYFEIGEYVRISALLCFSELATPPNNESNNEDKKIIH
- the pepP gene encoding Xaa-Pro aminopeptidase, whose product is MSQLPLSDYEKHRAAFMANMPNNSIALFAAASELTRSNDTEFPFCQNKNFFYLTGFNEPDALLVLLKNEQGQNKSVLFSLPKDALHEIWQGRRIGQIKAVQEYGVDESFEVADVETLLSDYLDGKSQVLFGFSDHDFAAQVFTWLKQVKSNIRQGAKTPQHLADADPIVAELRLIKTENELALMRQANHISGLAHQRAMQKCQVGKFEYQMEAEILHEFARHGARHPAYASIVAGGDNANILHYTDNSDVLKNNELLLIDAGAELSGYAADITRTFPVNGQFTTEQKAIYQLVLDAKNLAINAIKPGMSFAKLNILTNAFLTQGLVDLGIIEGDLTELISDKKVKEYFIHGLGHWLGLDVHDVGDYHINTDREQLRAFEVGMVMTIEPGIYIPLSDHSVDEKWRGIGVRIEDNIAVTATGFENLTANSPQTIEDIEALMKA